One Salinimonas marina DNA segment encodes these proteins:
- a CDS encoding DsbA family oxidoreductase, which translates to MTAITIDLVSDIACPWCAIGYGRLQQALNTLPQIEATLTWRAFELNPDPDAQPEPIVPALCRKYNTTKEQIDASQQQMMAIAADLGLNFEKMESRYTTNTFDAHRLVKWAHQFDKQTAMKQALFDAYFGEARSIQDQEVLLDCVEQAGLDHEKARQVLNGDDFADQVRQEEQQYQQAGVTSVPAFVINQKYLISGAQEPQQLAQALTQIAEEDNA; encoded by the coding sequence ATGACTGCAATAACAATCGATTTGGTCTCTGATATTGCCTGCCCCTGGTGCGCGATTGGCTATGGCCGGCTTCAACAGGCTTTGAACACGCTTCCACAGATAGAAGCCACGCTTACCTGGCGGGCTTTTGAGCTCAATCCCGATCCGGACGCGCAGCCCGAGCCTATTGTTCCGGCGCTGTGTCGTAAATACAACACCACCAAAGAGCAAATTGATGCATCTCAACAGCAGATGATGGCCATTGCGGCTGATTTGGGTCTCAATTTTGAAAAAATGGAAAGCCGCTATACTACCAATACCTTTGATGCGCACCGCTTGGTTAAATGGGCGCACCAGTTCGATAAGCAAACGGCAATGAAGCAGGCATTATTTGATGCCTATTTTGGTGAAGCCCGCTCCATACAGGATCAAGAGGTGTTATTAGACTGTGTTGAACAAGCCGGTTTGGATCACGAGAAGGCCCGGCAGGTGCTCAATGGCGACGACTTTGCCGATCAGGTCCGCCAGGAAGAGCAGCAATACCAGCAAGCCGGGGTGACCTCGGTGCCAGCCTTTGTAATTAATCAAAAGTACCTGATTTCAGGGGCTCAGGAACCGCAGCAGCTGGCCCAGGCGCTCACACAAATCGCTGAAGAAGATAACGCTTAA
- a CDS encoding response regulator transcription factor encodes MTSSAGNNTHKKVALRILVVENEPVTASVITSVMTGLGWQVDFAASGRAAQKLQKKQQYDVVLLDVTLPDVAGTRVYEQLKQQYGSNLPVLLINAISDKTTDIQLLPGDDFVPDATDTRDIVSRCQTLAAASAVAISA; translated from the coding sequence ATGACATCATCGGCGGGAAATAATACGCATAAGAAAGTAGCGCTGCGAATTCTGGTGGTCGAAAATGAACCGGTAACGGCCAGTGTGATCACCAGTGTTATGACCGGGTTGGGCTGGCAGGTTGACTTTGCCGCCAGTGGCAGGGCCGCACAGAAGCTACAGAAAAAACAACAGTATGATGTGGTATTGCTTGATGTAACACTGCCGGATGTTGCCGGGACACGGGTTTACGAGCAGCTCAAACAACAATATGGTTCAAATTTACCAGTGCTGCTGATTAATGCTATCAGCGATAAAACCACCGATATTCAGCTGCTGCCGGGTGATGACTTTGTGCCTGATGCCACGGACACCAGAGATATCGTCAGCCGCTGCCAGACGCTGGCCGCAGCCAGCGCAGTAGCAATCAGTGCCTGA
- a CDS encoding endonuclease/exonuclease/phosphatase family protein: protein MFEVLSLLSLAMIFTTIAPHLPGEHWLIRVWEFPRVQQIFIIAAIELGWVAYITAIGPTIASIVFAGLLLLALGYQISWVYPYTLIGPREVTRVKQPQQDRVFSIMTSNVYMHNDNYRGLIDLVNQHKPDMLVTLESNKDWENAMTPIHEDYPYRLACPLENLYGMHLYSRLPFKEEEIRYIIEDDVPSMQVTIEIENEPVVVYLLHPKPPSPTENKSAGPRDEELTLVGQEIVDEDRPVIIAGDLNDVAWSPTTRNFRKHSRARDPRLGRGFYNTFHAKHPLVRWPLDHVFHSDHFDLVKIQRLPGYGSDHFPLFTSLQLTRNSEHCESSSAPETSDTSPDANRS from the coding sequence ATGTTTGAAGTCTTAAGTTTACTGAGTTTAGCGATGATCTTTACCACCATCGCCCCTCACCTCCCTGGCGAACACTGGCTAATCAGAGTCTGGGAATTTCCTCGTGTACAGCAGATCTTTATTATTGCCGCCATCGAACTGGGATGGGTTGCATATATAACCGCGATAGGGCCCACCATCGCCAGCATCGTCTTTGCGGGGCTGCTGTTACTGGCGCTGGGGTATCAGATAAGCTGGGTCTACCCTTACACTTTAATTGGCCCTAGAGAAGTCACCCGGGTAAAGCAACCTCAGCAAGACCGGGTTTTCAGCATTATGACCAGCAATGTTTATATGCATAACGATAACTATCGGGGGCTGATTGACCTGGTTAACCAGCATAAACCGGATATGCTGGTGACCCTTGAAAGTAACAAAGACTGGGAAAACGCGATGACCCCGATACATGAAGATTACCCGTATCGTCTGGCGTGTCCCCTTGAAAATCTCTACGGCATGCATCTTTATAGTCGGTTGCCCTTTAAAGAGGAAGAGATTCGCTACATCATTGAGGACGATGTACCTTCAATGCAGGTCACAATTGAAATTGAAAATGAGCCTGTAGTGGTTTATTTACTGCATCCAAAGCCGCCAAGCCCCACCGAAAATAAAAGTGCCGGCCCTCGTGACGAGGAGCTGACATTAGTGGGTCAGGAAATTGTTGATGAGGATCGGCCGGTGATTATCGCCGGAGATCTGAATGATGTGGCCTGGTCTCCCACTACCCGCAATTTCCGGAAACATAGCCGGGCCAGAGATCCCCGTCTGGGTCGCGGCTTTTACAATACCTTTCATGCGAAGCATCCACTGGTACGCTGGCCATTAGATCATGTGTTTCATTCTGACCACTTTGATTTGGTCAAAATCCAGCGCTTGCCAGGTTATGGTTCCGACCACTTTCCGCTATTCACTTCGTTACAGCTTACCCGCAACAGCGAACATTGTGAATCCTCTTCGGCGCCCGAGACCAGCGACACCAGTCCCGACGCCAACCGGTCTTAA